In one Alphaproteobacteria bacterium SS10 genomic region, the following are encoded:
- a CDS encoding MFS transporter, with the protein MNATSKAASDGATKATSNSAWAPFGERAFAVLWVATVVSNIGTWMHDVGAAWLMTELSPSPAIVSLVQAATTLPVFLFAVLAGAVADICDRRRLLIVVNILMAITVAIFTGLVAAGLVTPVVLLVFTFLLGTGAAFMAPAWQAIVPSLVSRDSLPAAVSLNSVGINVSRAIGPALAGILIVSVGITAPFALNFISTIGIVVALIWWRPPPVKQSKLPPEHILGAMGAGLRYARHSAPLKQTLVRAVGFFLFASAYWAMLPLIARDVLQGGATLYGILMGCVGAGAVAGAMVMPPIRKKLGADKTVAAGSIGTALVLAIFAVVPNQILAALAAGLAGASWIAVLSTLNVSAQTSLPNWVRARGLSVFLMVFFGTMALGSILWGQVASFYDVSTAMLIAAAGLVLAIPVTWRAKLGTGAGTDFTPSMHWPTPVHVDEADHHQPVTITATYRVSDDNQDAFLDQVQKLKHIRQGYGAYGWHILQDADDPTVFVESWSESSWTEHLRHHERVSVADQAVQEAVAALTIDGQGATIAHLIQKR; encoded by the coding sequence ATGAACGCAACCTCTAAAGCAGCATCAGACGGCGCCACTAAAGCGACAAGCAACAGCGCCTGGGCACCGTTTGGCGAACGCGCCTTCGCTGTCCTATGGGTCGCCACGGTCGTTTCCAACATCGGCACCTGGATGCATGATGTTGGCGCGGCCTGGTTGATGACAGAGTTATCGCCCTCCCCGGCCATTGTCTCCTTGGTACAGGCGGCGACGACGCTGCCGGTCTTCCTATTCGCCGTTTTGGCCGGTGCGGTTGCCGATATCTGTGATCGCCGCCGGTTGCTGATCGTTGTTAACATTCTGATGGCCATCACGGTGGCGATCTTTACCGGGCTAGTTGCAGCCGGTTTGGTAACGCCCGTTGTGCTGCTGGTCTTTACCTTCCTGCTGGGCACCGGTGCGGCCTTCATGGCGCCAGCCTGGCAAGCGATCGTGCCTAGCCTGGTTTCACGCGACAGCTTACCGGCCGCCGTTTCCCTTAACTCCGTTGGCATCAATGTCAGCCGGGCAATTGGCCCTGCCTTAGCGGGCATTCTCATCGTCTCCGTCGGGATTACGGCGCCCTTTGCCCTTAACTTCATCTCAACAATCGGCATCGTTGTTGCGCTGATTTGGTGGCGCCCACCGCCGGTGAAGCAAAGCAAGCTGCCGCCTGAGCATATTCTGGGCGCTATGGGCGCCGGTCTTCGCTATGCCCGGCATAGCGCGCCATTGAAACAGACATTGGTGCGAGCCGTTGGCTTCTTCCTGTTCGCCAGCGCCTATTGGGCCATGCTGCCGCTTATCGCACGGGATGTGCTGCAAGGCGGTGCCACGCTCTACGGCATCCTAATGGGGTGTGTTGGCGCTGGCGCGGTGGCCGGGGCCATGGTGATGCCGCCCATTCGTAAGAAGCTGGGCGCTGATAAGACGGTCGCCGCTGGCTCTATCGGCACGGCCTTGGTGCTCGCCATTTTTGCTGTTGTACCCAATCAAATCCTGGCGGCTCTCGCGGCAGGGTTAGCCGGGGCAAGCTGGATTGCCGTGCTCTCCACCCTCAATGTCTCGGCGCAAACGTCGCTGCCCAATTGGGTGCGTGCCCGAGGGCTGTCGGTGTTCCTGATGGTATTCTTCGGCACCATGGCGCTCGGCTCGATCCTCTGGGGTCAGGTTGCCAGCTTCTATGATGTCAGTACTGCCATGCTGATCGCCGCCGCCGGCCTTGTGCTCGCCATTCCGGTTACTTGGCGGGCGAAGCTGGGCACTGGCGCTGGCACGGACTTCACCCCCTCCATGCATTGGCCAACGCCAGTACACGTAGATGAGGCCGACCATCACCAACCGGTGACGATCACAGCCACCTATCGCGTATCCGATGACAACCAGGATGCGTTCTTAGACCAAGTACAGAAGCTGAAGCATATCCGTCAGGGATATGGCGCCTATGGCTGGCATATCCTGCAAGATGCGGATGATCCAACCGTGTTCGTGGAGAGCTGGTCCGAGAGCTCATGGACTGAGCATCTACGCCATCATGAGCGGGTATCGGTTGCCGATCAGGCGGTGCAGGAGGCCGTGGCCGCCCTAACCATTGACGGTCAGGGCGCCACCATCGCGCACCTAATCCAGAAGCGCTGA
- a CDS encoding amidohydrolase, with the protein MEPTLILRNGRVTTFDPDKPEAEAVAIRDGNILSVGTDAEIMANAGEAEVIDLDGRRVIPGLIDSHTHIIRQGNNFAMELRWDHVPSLADGLAMLKQQAERTPAGQWIRVVGGWSADQFAEKRLPTLDEINAVAPDVPVYVLHLYDRAWLNKAALRALGIDKHFYEPFVSGRLERDDDGNPTGLAMARPNAQPLYALLDMAPKLDFEQQVLSTKHYFRALNGLGLTSALDCAGGFLNYPDDYGVITELNRRGEQTVRIGYQLFAQRPMFELDDFKRWHDIVKPDEGNEYLKCVGAGEMLVASAYDFEDFSYPRPDLPKRMEGDLRPVLEFLLENRWPIRFHCTYEESAQRLLTVLEEVGRDKGLEELNWIFDHGETITESTMEWVARLGGGISYQNRIAFQATAYRDRYGEQALREVMPVQKMMASGVPLAAGTDATRVSSYNPWLAIHWAVSGKGRGGDVIWAKDNTLSREDALRHWTAAGAWFSREQSIKGQIKAGQFADIAVLDRDYFAVTEDEIADITADLTLTGGKVVHAKDGLKAHGPEALGELPDWSPINAFGAPGAAA; encoded by the coding sequence ATGGAACCGACCCTTATCCTGCGCAATGGCCGTGTCACCACCTTCGACCCAGACAAACCGGAGGCCGAGGCAGTCGCTATCCGCGATGGCAACATTCTGTCGGTCGGGACCGATGCTGAGATCATGGCCAATGCTGGGGAGGCAGAGGTTATCGATCTCGATGGCCGCCGCGTTATCCCAGGGCTAATCGATAGCCACACCCACATCATCCGCCAGGGCAATAACTTTGCGATGGAGTTGCGCTGGGACCATGTGCCGTCGCTCGCCGATGGCCTGGCCATGTTGAAACAACAGGCAGAACGAACACCAGCCGGCCAATGGATAAGAGTAGTCGGCGGCTGGTCAGCCGATCAGTTCGCTGAAAAACGCCTACCCACCCTGGATGAGATCAATGCCGTGGCACCGGATGTCCCGGTCTATGTGCTGCACCTCTATGATCGCGCCTGGTTGAATAAGGCTGCTTTACGCGCGCTGGGCATCGACAAACATTTCTATGAACCCTTCGTCTCCGGCAGGTTGGAGCGGGATGATGACGGCAACCCCACCGGACTTGCCATGGCCCGGCCGAATGCACAGCCGCTCTATGCCCTGCTCGACATGGCGCCCAAGCTCGATTTTGAACAGCAAGTGCTATCGACCAAGCACTACTTCCGCGCACTAAACGGTCTGGGGCTAACCTCAGCCTTGGATTGCGCTGGCGGCTTCCTCAACTACCCGGATGATTACGGTGTGATCACCGAGCTAAACCGACGCGGCGAGCAAACCGTCCGCATCGGTTATCAACTCTTTGCGCAACGCCCAATGTTTGAGCTTGATGACTTCAAACGCTGGCATGACATCGTCAAACCCGATGAAGGCAACGAGTACTTAAAGTGTGTTGGGGCGGGCGAGATGCTGGTCGCCTCCGCCTATGATTTTGAGGACTTCTCATACCCGCGTCCAGACTTGCCCAAGCGGATGGAGGGGGACCTCCGCCCCGTTCTGGAGTTCCTGCTAGAGAACCGTTGGCCGATCCGCTTCCACTGCACCTATGAGGAAAGCGCGCAACGACTGCTGACTGTGTTGGAAGAGGTTGGCCGCGATAAGGGCCTCGAAGAACTGAACTGGATCTTCGACCATGGTGAAACGATCACCGAGAGCACGATGGAATGGGTTGCGCGACTAGGTGGCGGTATCTCTTACCAGAACCGGATTGCGTTCCAGGCAACCGCCTATCGGGATCGCTATGGTGAGCAGGCCCTGCGGGAGGTGATGCCGGTGCAAAAGATGATGGCATCCGGCGTGCCGCTGGCCGCTGGCACTGATGCGACCCGTGTCTCTTCCTACAATCCGTGGTTGGCTATTCACTGGGCCGTCTCAGGCAAGGGACGCGGTGGTGATGTCATCTGGGCCAAGGACAACACCTTGAGCCGTGAAGACGCCCTCCGCCACTGGACCGCCGCCGGTGCCTGGTTCAGCCGCGAGCAAAGCATCAAGGGCCAGATTAAGGCGGGGCAGTTTGCCGATATCGCTGTGCTGGATCGTGATTACTTCGCAGTTACCGAAGATGAGATTGCGGATATCACCGCCGACCTCACCTTAACCGGCGGTAAGGTGGTTCATGCCAAGGACGGGCTGAAGGCCCATGGGCCGGAGGCGCTGGGTGAACTCCCCGACTGGTCACCAATCAACGCCTTTGGCGCGCCGGGCGCTGCGGCCTAA
- a CDS encoding amidohydrolase — MDTPVNTSMNRRHMMAGLSTLIAASGAPLAYAQSGGADLVLLNGRITTMDPEKPDATALAARDGRFIAVGSDDQMQSLIGPFTQVINARGQRVIPGLNDSHTHAIRGAVNYNLEVRWDGVDSLEEALHLLRVQAERTPEGQFIRVAGGFSEFQFKEKRLPTIAELDAVAPNHPVLIHHLYKLTLLNTKAVEWYGYDTPGHPEYPGGIIEKDAGGNATGRLLAAPSGLVMYKTLAAAPKLSIRDQINSSLQYFDELNSLGITSVSDAGGGGMEFPDADPYKVIRWMHGEDLLTTRIGYHSFPQHKGQEPDDYKRWTADTRAGTGDDMLKFVGAGENLAWASYDFEIFADARPDIDRNAEEYQHQVMTVLGEGGWPFRQHITYEETGDRLLPVYEDVAKGAGLTPGWFVDHVETFSQRNLERIANLGGGIALQNRIQFQAEDFVANYGAEALKKTPNFRAILDLGVPVGGGTDATRVTSFNPWYSIQWMTTGLSRGGLNMYDDANLLTREEALRIWTTGSAWFTGDAGNKGAIQAGQLADFSVLDRDYFTVTDAEIARLQSELTVVGGEVVYGAGAFAREDLKHIPAVSPDWSPVIMQQG; from the coding sequence ATGGACACGCCCGTGAACACATCTATGAACCGCCGCCATATGATGGCTGGCCTCTCCACCCTCATTGCCGCATCGGGCGCACCGCTTGCCTATGCGCAAAGTGGTGGTGCCGACCTCGTTCTACTGAATGGTCGCATCACAACCATGGATCCGGAAAAGCCGGACGCGACCGCGCTCGCCGCCCGTGATGGCCGGTTCATTGCCGTTGGTTCTGATGATCAGATGCAAAGCTTGATTGGCCCGTTCACCCAGGTGATCAATGCCCGGGGCCAGCGGGTGATCCCCGGCCTCAATGACAGCCACACCCATGCGATCCGTGGTGCGGTAAACTACAACCTCGAGGTTCGCTGGGACGGTGTTGATAGCCTGGAAGAAGCGCTGCACCTGCTGCGTGTGCAAGCCGAGCGCACACCCGAGGGCCAGTTTATCCGGGTTGCTGGTGGTTTCTCTGAGTTCCAGTTTAAGGAAAAACGGCTGCCAACCATCGCTGAGTTGGATGCGGTTGCGCCCAACCATCCGGTTCTGATCCACCACCTCTATAAGCTGACGCTGCTCAATACCAAGGCGGTAGAATGGTATGGCTACGACACGCCTGGTCACCCTGAGTATCCAGGCGGGATTATTGAGAAGGATGCGGGCGGCAATGCCACCGGCCGCCTACTCGCCGCCCCCTCGGGCCTGGTCATGTACAAGACCCTAGCCGCGGCGCCGAAGCTCTCCATCCGTGATCAGATCAATAGCTCACTCCAATACTTTGACGAGCTGAATAGCCTCGGCATCACCTCGGTCTCTGACGCCGGTGGCGGCGGGATGGAGTTCCCGGATGCTGATCCCTACAAGGTCATCCGCTGGATGCATGGCGAGGATCTGCTGACCACCCGTATCGGCTATCACTCCTTCCCCCAGCATAAGGGGCAAGAGCCCGACGACTACAAGCGCTGGACCGCCGATACCCGCGCGGGAACCGGCGATGACATGCTGAAGTTTGTCGGTGCCGGTGAGAACCTTGCCTGGGCGTCCTACGACTTTGAAATCTTCGCCGACGCACGGCCGGATATCGACCGAAATGCGGAGGAGTACCAACACCAGGTCATGACCGTACTGGGTGAAGGTGGTTGGCCATTCCGCCAACACATCACCTATGAGGAAACCGGTGATCGCCTGCTGCCCGTCTATGAGGATGTGGCCAAGGGCGCCGGCCTAACCCCAGGTTGGTTCGTTGATCATGTGGAGACCTTCAGCCAACGGAACCTGGAGCGGATTGCCAATCTGGGCGGCGGTATTGCGCTTCAAAACCGCATCCAATTCCAGGCAGAGGACTTCGTCGCCAATTACGGTGCGGAGGCACTTAAGAAGACACCGAACTTCCGTGCCATCCTTGATCTCGGCGTGCCGGTTGGTGGCGGTACCGATGCCACTCGCGTGACCTCGTTCAACCCTTGGTACTCAATCCAATGGATGACCACCGGTCTCTCACGCGGCGGCCTCAACATGTATGACGACGCCAACCTGCTAACCCGTGAAGAAGCCTTGCGCATCTGGACCACCGGCTCGGCCTGGTTCACCGGCGATGCGGGCAATAAGGGCGCGATCCAGGCCGGACAGCTGGCCGACTTCTCTGTCCTCGACCGGGATTACTTCACCGTGACAGATGCCGAGATTGCCCGTCTGCAGTCTGAGCTGACCGTCGTTGGTGGTGAGGTGGTCTATGGCGCCGGTGCTTTTGCCCGGGAAGACCTGAAGCATATCCCGGCAGTCAGCCCGGATTGGTCGCCCGTCATCATGCAACAAGGCTAA
- a CDS encoding hydrolase: MSKKLEVLTPENSQLIFIDQQPQMAFGVQSIDRQTLKNNVVGLAKAAKIFNVPTTITTVETDSFSGHTFPELLDVFPDAPLLERTSMNSWDDQKVRDALAENGRKKVIVSGLWTEVCNTTFALSAALEGGYEIYMVADASGGTSVDAHNYAMDRMTQAGIVPMTWQQVLLEWQRDWARRDTYDAVIGLVQEHSGAYGMGVDYAYTMVHKNAERAKHGETLAPVPAPITPSVAAE; encoded by the coding sequence ATGAGCAAGAAATTAGAAGTACTAACCCCAGAGAATTCACAGCTGATCTTTATCGATCAGCAGCCGCAGATGGCGTTTGGCGTGCAATCCATCGACCGCCAGACCCTAAAGAACAATGTGGTAGGCCTGGCCAAGGCGGCGAAGATCTTCAACGTTCCAACCACCATCACCACGGTTGAGACCGATAGCTTCTCCGGCCACACCTTCCCTGAGCTGCTTGATGTGTTTCCCGATGCGCCATTGCTTGAGCGTACCTCCATGAACTCCTGGGATGATCAGAAGGTTCGCGATGCCCTGGCCGAGAATGGCCGTAAGAAGGTCATCGTCTCTGGCCTATGGACTGAGGTGTGCAACACCACCTTTGCCCTCTCAGCGGCACTTGAAGGTGGGTATGAGATTTACATGGTCGCGGACGCTTCCGGCGGCACCTCGGTTGATGCCCATAACTACGCGATGGATCGGATGACCCAGGCTGGCATCGTGCCAATGACCTGGCAGCAGGTCCTGCTTGAGTGGCAGCGTGATTGGGCCCGCCGCGACACCTATGATGCGGTCATCGGCCTGGTTCAGGAGCACTCTGGTGCCTATGGCATGGGCGTCGATTACGCCTACACCATGGTTCACAAGAATGCTGAACGGGCGAAGCATGGTGAGACCCTGGCCCCAGTGCCAGCCCCGATCACGCCATCTGTAGCCGCAGAGTAA
- a CDS encoding LysR family transcriptional regulator: MPFRRLPPLSSLRAFEAAARLGSFKEAAAELSVTPAAISQQIKTLEEDLQVNLFNRGARAVSLTPDGAKLSQGLSQAFFQMRDTVEQLLQSQSPELAIATSPAIASKWLSRRIHKFSEQYPELTPQIMAHYDVVPLGDGGPSVAVRCGREPGEELYFRKLCSELVLPLASPGLVQQLDLEKPADIMRAPLIHDLSHSHVVATMPTWDDWFAEVGLDPRNAGHGTRFVGAADLALNAAISGAGVLLGRLGLAIDDIRAGLLVCPFGPVLETGSDYYVVCPREFADRECLQTFMNWLEGESAENLRIRDEFLAGIVAS, encoded by the coding sequence ATGCCGTTTCGTCGCCTGCCACCCCTGTCATCTCTTCGCGCTTTTGAAGCGGCCGCCCGGTTGGGGTCGTTCAAAGAGGCCGCTGCCGAGCTATCGGTGACCCCGGCAGCGATTAGTCAGCAGATCAAAACGCTGGAGGAGGATCTGCAGGTAAATCTATTCAATCGCGGTGCCCGCGCCGTGTCCTTAACCCCAGATGGTGCAAAGCTTAGCCAGGGGTTGAGTCAGGCATTCTTTCAGATGCGGGACACGGTTGAGCAGTTGCTGCAGAGCCAGTCCCCAGAACTTGCCATCGCAACATCCCCGGCCATTGCCTCAAAATGGTTGAGCCGTCGCATTCATAAGTTCAGTGAGCAGTACCCCGAGCTAACACCGCAAATCATGGCCCATTATGATGTGGTGCCGTTGGGGGATGGCGGACCTAGTGTGGCGGTGCGCTGTGGCCGAGAGCCGGGTGAAGAACTCTATTTCCGAAAACTGTGCTCAGAGCTTGTGCTGCCCTTGGCCAGCCCAGGGCTAGTGCAGCAATTAGATCTGGAGAAGCCCGCCGACATCATGCGGGCACCGCTGATCCATGACCTCAGCCACTCCCATGTGGTGGCAACAATGCCGACCTGGGATGATTGGTTTGCAGAGGTGGGGTTGGACCCTCGAAATGCTGGGCATGGCACCCGGTTTGTCGGTGCCGCCGATCTTGCCCTAAATGCTGCAATCTCCGGCGCAGGGGTTTTGTTGGGTCGCTTGGGCTTAGCGATTGATGACATCCGGGCGGGGCTACTGGTCTGTCCGTTTGGGCCGGTCCTGGAAACCGGCAGTGACTATTACGTCGTTTGCCCGCGCGAATTTGCCGACCGGGAATGCCTGCAAACCTTCATGAATTGGCTGGAAGGCGAGAGTGCTGAAAACCTCCGCATCCGTGATGAGTTCTTGGCTGGCATTGTCGCCAGTTAG
- a CDS encoding bacteriorhodopsin, translating to MESISVGQYDLIYNAFSFTFATMAAATLFFWFGRSQVAPAYKTAMTITGLVTFIAAYHYLRIFQSWEAAFEVNNGTIEATGYAFNAAYRYVDWLLTVPLLLIELILVMNLSRSETFSKATKLGAAAALMIILGYPGEVAASAGDRWLWGGLSMIPFLYIVFSLFTGLRDSIGSQPEDVRGLVNSARWILVLSWSFYPVVFFAGAIGLDGATATTVVEVGYTIADIVSKAGFGVLIYMIAVRKSAHDGGH from the coding sequence ATGGAATCAATTTCGGTCGGTCAATACGACCTTATCTACAACGCTTTCTCATTTACCTTTGCCACAATGGCGGCCGCGACCTTGTTCTTTTGGTTTGGCCGAAGCCAGGTTGCCCCGGCCTATAAGACGGCCATGACCATTACCGGTCTGGTGACCTTTATTGCGGCGTATCACTACCTTCGTATTTTCCAAAGCTGGGAAGCAGCTTTCGAGGTCAATAACGGCACCATTGAAGCGACGGGTTATGCGTTCAACGCGGCCTATCGGTATGTCGACTGGTTGCTGACCGTTCCGCTTCTGCTGATTGAGCTTATCCTCGTGATGAACCTCTCCCGCTCAGAGACGTTCTCAAAGGCAACCAAGCTTGGTGCAGCTGCAGCTCTCATGATTATCCTTGGTTATCCAGGTGAGGTTGCGGCCTCCGCTGGTGATCGCTGGCTCTGGGGTGGTCTGTCCATGATCCCATTCCTGTACATCGTGTTCTCACTGTTCACGGGTCTGCGGGATTCAATCGGTAGCCAGCCAGAAGATGTGCGCGGGCTTGTGAACTCCGCCCGTTGGATTTTGGTTCTGTCTTGGAGCTTCTATCCGGTTGTCTTCTTCGCCGGTGCAATCGGCCTTGATGGCGCGACCGCAACCACGGTTGTGGAAGTCGGCTACACCATTGCTGACATCGTTTCCAAGGCTGGCTTTGGTGTCCTGATCTACATGATTGCGGTTCGTAAGTCCGCGCATGATGGTGGCCACTAA
- a CDS encoding polyprenyl synthetase family protein: protein MLQQMLREVEALMLDLATTASAGSTTTAEAVREHFAAGGKRIRALMALDAGQKLQIDEQSAVAVAACCELLHNASLVHDDIQDQDLERRNRPSLWATHGAEHALCAGDLMLSAAYAALAHVDVQGGLGQLLQRTYQAVARTINGQTADIEQRGQKLDDFTLYETIASEKSGPLLGLPIELSLVIAGQLQSVEVLNQAVRSIAIAYQLVDDLGDIAEDAEQGAMNGVWVLAEGHENNIGIAIQEAATTTRQHLDFARRQAAMLHGDCGAVLASLADRLEAKLKDLLADAP, encoded by the coding sequence ATGCTGCAGCAAATGCTGCGCGAGGTTGAAGCACTGATGTTGGATCTGGCAACCACTGCCTCCGCTGGATCCACCACAACCGCGGAAGCGGTCCGCGAACACTTTGCCGCCGGTGGCAAACGTATACGCGCCCTAATGGCCCTAGATGCCGGCCAGAAACTTCAGATTGATGAGCAAAGCGCAGTCGCCGTCGCGGCTTGCTGTGAGCTCTTACACAACGCGTCGCTCGTCCATGATGATATTCAGGATCAGGACTTAGAGCGCCGAAATCGTCCATCACTTTGGGCCACCCATGGCGCCGAGCATGCCTTGTGTGCTGGTGATCTTATGCTCTCGGCTGCTTATGCGGCGCTTGCCCATGTTGATGTGCAGGGTGGCCTCGGTCAGTTGCTACAACGCACCTATCAGGCGGTTGCCAGAACCATCAATGGTCAGACCGCCGACATTGAGCAGCGCGGCCAAAAGCTCGATGACTTCACCCTTTACGAGACGATCGCCTCAGAGAAGTCTGGCCCGCTGCTTGGCCTACCGATCGAGTTGAGCTTGGTGATTGCGGGTCAGCTGCAATCGGTTGAGGTCTTGAACCAAGCGGTTAGGTCTATCGCCATCGCCTATCAGCTGGTCGATGATCTCGGTGACATTGCCGAGGATGCGGAACAGGGCGCCATGAATGGCGTTTGGGTTCTGGCGGAAGGCCATGAGAACAACATTGGCATCGCAATCCAAGAAGCCGCGACCACGACGCGACAGCACCTAGATTTCGCCAGACGCCAAGCCGCGATGTTGCATGGCGATTGCGGTGCAGTACTGGCCAGCCTTGCTGACCGGTTAGAGGCAAAGCTTAAGGATCTTCTCGCCGATGCCCCGTGA
- the crtI gene encoding phytoene desaturase: MRGAKNAIVIGGGFGGIAAALRLRAKGYEVDIFDRCPRLGGRAQVFERDGFHHDAGPTVVTAPFLFEELFALYDKQLKDYVTLVEPEQWYRFFFHEDGTQFDYGPTQEATEAEIARINPADVAGYRRFNEHARRIYDLAFTKLSDAPFHDPKLMVKYLPSLLRLRSYETVWQMVCRFMKDDRIRRAFSIQPLLLGGNPYQKTSIYGLINHLEREHGVWFPMGGTGALVDGLTKLMGEEGISIHTSTTVDKIVIENGRAAGIRLEDGQIHRADLIISNTDPVHLYRHMLPADAVNATAKLRSKHARLSMGLYVLFFGAKHQWPDVAHHTVWFGKRHRGLLDDIFNRKRLADDFSLYLHRPTATDPSFAPDGCDSFYVLCPVPNQQGRIDWSVEEPKLRQRIVDALDGSILPGLKGSICSEFAMTPDSFAQDYLSVDGAGFSIAPQFTQSAWFRFHNRAEAIPGLYLVGAGAHPGAGLPGVVSSAKVVDQLIPAATEAL, translated from the coding sequence ATGCGTGGCGCGAAGAATGCCATAGTCATCGGTGGCGGTTTTGGCGGCATTGCCGCCGCTTTGCGTTTACGGGCCAAGGGCTATGAGGTCGATATCTTTGACCGTTGCCCACGGCTGGGTGGCCGCGCACAGGTGTTTGAGCGTGATGGTTTTCACCATGATGCCGGGCCCACGGTCGTTACCGCCCCCTTCCTGTTTGAGGAGCTATTTGCCCTCTATGACAAGCAGCTGAAGGACTATGTGACGCTGGTTGAGCCAGAGCAATGGTACCGCTTTTTCTTTCACGAGGATGGCACCCAGTTCGATTATGGCCCGACACAGGAAGCGACCGAAGCTGAGATCGCCCGTATCAACCCCGCTGATGTGGCGGGGTATCGCCGCTTTAACGAGCATGCGCGCCGCATCTATGACCTCGCTTTCACCAAGCTATCCGATGCACCGTTTCATGATCCCAAACTGATGGTGAAGTACCTGCCGTCGCTGCTCCGTTTGCGCAGCTACGAGACGGTTTGGCAGATGGTTTGCCGGTTTATGAAGGATGACCGCATCCGCCGGGCATTCTCAATTCAGCCACTTCTGCTGGGCGGGAACCCGTATCAGAAAACCAGCATCTATGGTCTGATCAATCACCTTGAGCGGGAGCATGGGGTTTGGTTTCCCATGGGCGGCACGGGGGCGCTGGTTGATGGCCTGACTAAGCTGATGGGTGAGGAGGGGATCAGCATCCATACCAGCACCACGGTCGATAAGATCGTGATTGAGAATGGTCGCGCGGCTGGAATCCGCCTTGAGGACGGGCAAATCCATCGTGCTGATTTGATCATCTCCAACACGGATCCGGTTCACCTCTATCGTCACATGTTGCCCGCCGATGCAGTTAATGCGACGGCCAAGCTGCGCTCGAAACACGCAAGGCTGTCGATGGGCCTTTACGTCCTATTCTTCGGCGCAAAACATCAATGGCCAGATGTGGCACACCACACGGTTTGGTTTGGCAAACGCCATCGCGGTCTACTGGACGATATTTTCAACCGTAAGCGTTTGGCCGATGATTTCTCTCTCTACCTGCATCGGCCGACTGCGACGGACCCAAGCTTTGCCCCCGATGGTTGTGACAGCTTCTACGTGCTCTGCCCGGTGCCAAATCAGCAGGGCCGAATTGATTGGTCGGTTGAGGAGCCAAAGCTGCGGCAGCGCATTGTGGATGCGCTGGATGGCAGCATCCTACCCGGGCTTAAAGGGTCCATCTGCTCGGAGTTTGCGATGACCCCAGACAGTTTCGCACAGGATTATCTGAGCGTTGACGGCGCTGGCTTCTCCATCGCACCCCAGTTCACCCAGTCAGCCTGGTTCCGGTTTCACAATCGGGCCGAGGCGATACCTGGGCTCTACCTGGTTGGTGCTGGCGCCCATCCCGGTGCGGGGCTACCGGGCGTGGTGTCCTCAGCGAAGGTGGTGGATCAATTGATCCCGGCAGCGACTGAGGCCTTGTGA
- a CDS encoding phytoene/squalene synthase family protein, with the protein MEQRALQQSADEALARHGKSFAWAARFLPSSQAEQAARLYAVCRTIDDIADDQPANLARVELACLRAALAGEGHHPLAARIVELQGSVGLTMSALHHLIDGVEQDLTRVRLKDQDALVRYAYRVAGTVGLMMCDVLDIDHPVARRHAIDLGIAMQLTNIGRDVYEDAGMDRRYLPARWVRLEPDDLLAPSSEQQTQIEQALKRLLTLAERYYQSGQAGLDYLPGRTRQGIAIAAAVYREIGQTITRRGYRYDRKRVVVPKWRKALVSAKTVITLSSDKGWPAPHDANLQAALTDIAHASG; encoded by the coding sequence ATGGAACAGAGGGCGCTTCAGCAATCGGCCGATGAGGCGCTGGCACGCCACGGCAAAAGCTTTGCCTGGGCCGCTCGGTTCTTACCGTCAAGCCAGGCCGAACAGGCGGCGCGCCTCTATGCCGTTTGCCGCACCATTGATGATATCGCCGATGATCAGCCGGCCAATCTGGCGAGGGTTGAGCTTGCTTGTCTTCGCGCTGCGCTGGCTGGTGAGGGGCATCACCCATTGGCCGCGCGAATTGTTGAACTGCAAGGCTCGGTCGGCCTGACCATGTCAGCGCTTCATCATCTGATCGATGGCGTCGAGCAGGATTTGACCCGGGTGAGGCTAAAGGATCAGGATGCGTTGGTCCGTTATGCCTACCGCGTCGCCGGCACGGTTGGTCTGATGATGTGCGATGTGCTCGACATTGATCACCCGGTCGCACGGCGTCATGCCATTGACCTTGGCATTGCGATGCAGCTGACCAATATCGGCCGCGATGTTTATGAGGATGCCGGGATGGACCGGCGCTATCTGCCAGCACGCTGGGTTCGACTGGAACCCGATGACCTGCTTGCCCCATCATCGGAACAGCAAACGCAGATTGAACAGGCCCTGAAACGCCTGCTGACGCTGGCCGAGCGGTACTATCAATCTGGCCAAGCTGGTCTCGACTATCTACCGGGACGCACCCGCCAGGGTATTGCAATTGCGGCGGCGGTCTATCGCGAGATTGGTCAAACAATAACCCGTCGGGGTTACCGATATGATCGCAAGCGGGTCGTCGTGCCGAAGTGGCGGAAAGCACTGGTATCGGCCAAAACCGTTATCACCCTCTCTAGCGATAAGGGATGGCCAGCCCCCCATGATGCAAACCTTCAGGCGGCGCTGACCGATATTGCCCATGCCAGCGGTTGA